From the Pseudomonas sp. VD-NE ins genome, the window CGGCCAAGACCGTGAACAAATCCCGTGGCGGCGCCGTGCTGCTGAAAGAGCCTGAACTGCTCAATCAGATCGTCGAACACGTGCGCCGCGCCGTACCCGCGCATATTCCTGTGACTGCGAAAATGCGCCTGGGCTTCGATAGCCCCGACGGTTCGCTGGTCTGCGCCACGGCATTGGCTGAGGGCGGCGCCGAGCACATCGTGGTTCACGCCCGAACCAAGATGGACGGCTACAAACCGCCAGCGCACTGGGAGTGGATTCCGCGCGTGCAGGACGTGGTCAAAGTTCCGGTGTTTGCCAACGGCGATATCTGGAGCGTTGAAGACTGGCGGCGTTGCCGCGAAATCAGTGGCGTGGAAGACATCATGCTCGGTCGCGGTCTGGTGTCGCGCCCGGATCTGGCCAGGCAGATCGCCGCCGCTCGTGCCGGTGAGGAAGTCGTCGAGATGACCTGGGCCGAGCTGATGCCGCTGATTCAGGACTTCTGGCTGCAGGCCAAAGCGCAGATGACCGCACGCCAGTCGCCGGGCCGCTTGAAGCAATGGCTGGCCATGCTGACGCGCAATTATCCCGAGGCTACCGAGCTGTTCACCGTGCTGCGCCGTGAGACCGAGCCGGATCATGTCTCGCGTTTGCTCGGTCTGCCGGTCGCCGAAGCAGCCTGAAAAAAATCTGCAAATAATCTCTTGAAATCAAATCAGCGGTCCCTATCTAAGGGTTACGCGATGCCGAATTCGGGTCGCGGAGTCAAAAAACCTTGCTGATTTTTTTCAGGAGATTTGAACCATGAGTACTGCATTTTCCCTCGCGCCACTGTTCCGTTCCTCGGTGGGTTTCGACCGTTTCAACGACCTGTTCGAAACCGCCCTGCGCAACGAGCCAGGCAGCAGCTATCCACCTTACAACGTGGAAAAACACGGTGATGACCAATACCGCATCGTCGTTGCGGCAGCCGGTTTCCAGGAAGAAGACCTGGAGCTGCAAGTCGAGAAAGGCGTGCTGACCATCAGTGGCGGCAAGCGTGATGCCGACGAAGGCGTGACCTTCCTGCACCAAGGCATCGCCCAGCGTGCGTTCAAGCTGTCCTTCCGTCTGGCCGATCACATCGAGATCAAGGCGGCAGATCTGAAAAACGGTCTGTTGAGCATCGACCTGTTGCGAGTGATCCCGGAAGAAGCGAAAGCCAAACGCATCCCGATCAACGGGACGCAGAAGCCGGCGTTGCAGCACTGAGTCATGTGCCGCAACACAATCGTCTGAACGGACGATGAGCCGCTGAATGAAGGCCCCGATACGTCGGGGCCTTTTTTGTGCGCGCAAGAAAAGCGCTGTACGACTTTGCCGCTGGCGGCGGTTTCTCTACAATCCGCGGCAGTTTTGCCGACCCCCATTCCTCACCGGTCGGCCTGGAGCCTTTTTTCATGGACGAGATTCAACAGCGCTGGCTGTGCGCTTTGTCTGCGCCAATGGCAGCGATCAATACCGGCGCCAGCTACGACGACCCCGCGTTCTGCGACGATCGCTACATCGACCTGAAAGACAGCTGGGGTATCGACGACCGTGGGCAATTGTTCGAAATGCTCGAACGGATGACCGACGACGGCCATGCCAAGCACCTGAGTGCAGCCTATCTGGCGTGGCAGCGCTGTCTGCCGAGTGAATGGCAGGCCTTGCTCGACGACCTGAGTCCCCGCGAACGCATCCTGCATGAGTTTGCCAGTCGCACTTTTGGCAGTTGTGGGCCGGGCGGGATTCTGTCCTGGGACTATGGCCGCATGGGTTTTCTGTTGCGCTGCGCGGTGCGCAACCAGTGGGTCGATCTGGATGAAAGCAACTGGCTGCACAGTCGTTTAGCCCTCAGAGCGCAATTTCACTACGGTAGCTGGATGGCTTACTTCGATGGCTTTGTCGTGGGCCGGACCTTCTGGTCCTGCCTGAGCGCCAGCGACGATGAGCTGGCGCGCGAACTCGATCGACAAGGCGCCAACGCCCTTAATGTGCGGATTGCCCGTGGGCTTGCGGAGAACATTCCTCGGTTCCTTGCTGATTTGCCGTGGCATATGGAAATCGATTTGCCGCCACGCCCGGCATCGCTCAAGGAGTTCGACTGGTCATGAGTTGCTGGATCCGCCTGGGCATCGAGCCTACTAACGACGAAACCCTGATTCGCAACGCCTACCGCGCACGCTTGCCGGCGCATCACCCGGAGACTGACCCGCAAGGTTTCCAGGCGCTGCGCATGGCCTACGAAAACGCCCTGCGTCTGGCGCGTGAAGAAGAGGATGAGGAAGAAGAGTACGAGGAACAGCCCGCAGCGTCAGAGCAGGAGGTCGTTGAGGTCCCACGGGCATTCATGGATTTCTGCGAGCTGCTGGATGATCCCGCTCGCCGCTTCAATTTCGCCGCTTGGCAGGCATTTGTCCGGGGGCTGGATGAACTGTCACTGGACGTGCTCGATGACCTCAGTTGGGGCTTGTACCACCGGATGGCCGACGCCGGTCCGTTGTCGTACCGCTGCGCGAATCTGTTGGCTAAACGTATGGCCTGGGATCAGCAGTTGCTGGATCTGGGCTTCGACGACGCGCATCAGGTGGGCTTCTTTCTCCAGCGAATCGAAACGCCGGACCCGTTCGACACGGATCTGATGGGAACCTGGTCAGAGGCTGCACAGACCGAATCACTCTGGTACGCCCGCAGCCTCGATTTCATCTTCACCCAGCGCCCACTCCATGAGTTCGCCGACTTTGCCGGTCGCCACACGTGCCTGCCGTTGCCCAATGATGCCGCGTTCCTCAAACGGCTGTTGGTGCAGTTCACTCAGGCGGGCATCGGCGTGCCGATATTTTTGCAGTGCTGCGTCGAACAGCAGGCTGCAGCCCCGGATGATGTCGACTGGCTTTACCTGTTGGCCTGTCAAAGCAGTCTGCTGGGGCGCGACGATCAGGCGTTGCCTTGCTGGATCCGGCTGTGGAACGAGCATCGCCATCCGATGGCGGAAAGTCGTTTGCTGGAACTGTGCGCCAAGCGCCAGCCGGCTTTTCTGCCGCTGTTGATTCAGGCATTCGATCGCTTGCAGGGCATCTCTGACTGGTCAGGGGATCTTGCCGATGACTGCCAGGTGTTTGGCAGCCCGTCACAACACCCCGAAACACTGAACCGTTGGCTGGGTGTCGGCAGGCTGAAGCTTGACGGCCTTGCGCAAAGCTTTGTCGATTGGCGTATCACGGGTGATGAGCTGCCATTGCTCGCGCAATTGCTGGGCGAACATGCCGACAGCCGATTGCTGCATCTGTACCGCCACGCCTGGGTGCTGCATCGGGGTGATGCGGCGTTGTTGCAGCAGATTGTGGATGCACCGCTGCCGATCGATGCCCTCGAAAGCCTGGTGATGAGCGGACTCAAATATCAGGCTGCGCAACACTTGCGCTGGCTGAGCGAGGCACCGATAGCGCTGGCCATGAGTGCTTTCTGCGATGCGCATCCAAGTCCCCAGCCATTGCCGCAGGTGCTGACAAAAGGTGAGCCGCACAAAGTCTGTCGTCTGTGGTTGCGCCGCCTGCGGCCCTATAACGATGCTGCACTGGAACGAATCGCCGAAGCGTTCAAGCTGGCTGCTGTCAAAGACGACTGTGACTTGTCCGAGCTCGACTTGATGCTTCAGTTGAGCCGTCGCGGGATTCAGTTGCCGCCGGTCGGGCTGGGTGAGGCCACCTGGGAGTGGCACGCGCAGACCTTGTTCTTGCTGGCATTGCTGGAACAGCCCGAACGCTGGCTGCAAATGATGAATGCGCAGTGCGTGGAGCGCCTGCCATTCAACCCGGCCCATCCCTTGAGTCGCCTGCAACCTCTGTTGCGGCG encodes:
- a CDS encoding tRNA dihydrouridine synthase: MQIALAPMEGLVDDILRDVLTRVGGIDWCVTEFIRVNDQLLTPAYFHKFGPELLNGARTASGVPLRVQLLGSDPVCLAENAALACELGSEVIDLNFGCPAKTVNKSRGGAVLLKEPELLNQIVEHVRRAVPAHIPVTAKMRLGFDSPDGSLVCATALAEGGAEHIVVHARTKMDGYKPPAHWEWIPRVQDVVKVPVFANGDIWSVEDWRRCREISGVEDIMLGRGLVSRPDLARQIAAARAGEEVVEMTWAELMPLIQDFWLQAKAQMTARQSPGRLKQWLAMLTRNYPEATELFTVLRRETEPDHVSRLLGLPVAEAA
- a CDS encoding Hsp20 family protein; this encodes MSTAFSLAPLFRSSVGFDRFNDLFETALRNEPGSSYPPYNVEKHGDDQYRIVVAAAGFQEEDLELQVEKGVLTISGGKRDADEGVTFLHQGIAQRAFKLSFRLADHIEIKAADLKNGLLSIDLLRVIPEEAKAKRIPINGTQKPALQH
- a CDS encoding DUF1266 domain-containing protein, whose product is MDEIQQRWLCALSAPMAAINTGASYDDPAFCDDRYIDLKDSWGIDDRGQLFEMLERMTDDGHAKHLSAAYLAWQRCLPSEWQALLDDLSPRERILHEFASRTFGSCGPGGILSWDYGRMGFLLRCAVRNQWVDLDESNWLHSRLALRAQFHYGSWMAYFDGFVVGRTFWSCLSASDDELARELDRQGANALNVRIARGLAENIPRFLADLPWHMEIDLPPRPASLKEFDWS
- a CDS encoding J domain-containing protein, whose protein sequence is MSCWIRLGIEPTNDETLIRNAYRARLPAHHPETDPQGFQALRMAYENALRLAREEEDEEEEYEEQPAASEQEVVEVPRAFMDFCELLDDPARRFNFAAWQAFVRGLDELSLDVLDDLSWGLYHRMADAGPLSYRCANLLAKRMAWDQQLLDLGFDDAHQVGFFLQRIETPDPFDTDLMGTWSEAAQTESLWYARSLDFIFTQRPLHEFADFAGRHTCLPLPNDAAFLKRLLVQFTQAGIGVPIFLQCCVEQQAAAPDDVDWLYLLACQSSLLGRDDQALPCWIRLWNEHRHPMAESRLLELCAKRQPAFLPLLIQAFDRLQGISDWSGDLADDCQVFGSPSQHPETLNRWLGVGRLKLDGLAQSFVDWRITGDELPLLAQLLGEHADSRLLHLYRHAWVLHRGDAALLQQIVDAPLPIDALESLVMSGLKYQAAQHLRWLSEAPIALAMSAFCDAHPSPQPLPQVLTKGEPHKVCRLWLRRLRPYNDAALERIAEAFKLAAVKDDCDLSELDLMLQLSRRGIQLPPVGLGEATWEWHAQTLFLLALLEQPERWLQMMNAQCVERLPFNPAHPLSRLQPLLRRLQREQGHCAGLLGWLQGSDPVHGLLVQQLFSVQQALDSARLPANTLLYTCLESDRAACGDDLLGLMMFWGVLYHDPSLSAEQHRALLQSIAAISCEDDWFEGFRDGLIKGEPVWPPRKVLTDFGVDKLLAYETLDALKGLIRYGAAGVPKTRVLRQLQQGKDDVQNSIGLRLALCALLSWSERLLLAKSDVQPVAARAIWRLGSRLGRKAFIAQVLACLVIAPVAGLISGTTGAGILILLLGVLLLLGAILRRLHDMGRGIPTLLIFMALAPMLPFLPLLLFGFPGDKLPNRYGVPPDSGDSEVLSGGLQAALRRLNG